Proteins found in one Paenibacillus borealis genomic segment:
- a CDS encoding carbohydrate ABC transporter permease — MQTTENKGLVIFFYVCIAVFSVICLVPFVLAVSGSLSTESRIAAEGYSFWPRGFTFETYQFLFGSKAEQILRAYSMSLVVTVLGTLTAVLVTTAYAYVISVRNFRLKNFFAFFAYFTMLFSGGTLPWYLLSTKYYHLGDTLLGLFIPYVLSVFLMFLMANYFRSIPHEIVESAQIDGAGHLRIFFSIMIPLGRVGLVTISLFYALQFWNDFYLPLMLVNNQDLYTIQYLMYNMMANIQFLASGNAAQVGGAIIAPPLETAKMAMTCLTVLPIAILYPFLQGFFVKGIIVGSVKG; from the coding sequence ATGCAAACTACTGAAAACAAAGGGCTGGTTATTTTCTTCTATGTCTGTATTGCGGTATTCTCGGTCATTTGCCTGGTGCCGTTTGTGCTGGCGGTATCCGGTTCTCTATCTACAGAGTCGAGAATTGCTGCGGAGGGCTATTCCTTCTGGCCCCGGGGGTTCACGTTTGAAACCTATCAATTCCTGTTTGGCTCCAAAGCAGAGCAGATTCTGCGGGCATACTCCATGTCGCTGGTCGTAACAGTGCTGGGCACGCTGACTGCCGTACTGGTGACTACCGCTTATGCCTACGTCATCTCCGTCCGGAATTTCCGGCTGAAGAACTTCTTCGCCTTCTTTGCCTACTTCACGATGCTGTTCAGCGGCGGCACACTGCCCTGGTATCTGCTAAGCACCAAATACTATCATCTTGGCGATACGCTGCTCGGCCTGTTCATTCCCTATGTGCTGAGCGTGTTCCTGATGTTCCTGATGGCCAACTACTTCCGCAGCATCCCGCATGAGATTGTGGAGTCGGCGCAAATTGACGGGGCCGGTCATCTGCGGATTTTCTTCAGTATTATGATTCCGCTCGGCCGGGTCGGGCTGGTGACGATTTCACTCTTTTATGCGCTCCAGTTCTGGAATGACTTCTATCTGCCGCTGATGCTGGTTAACAATCAGGATCTCTATACGATCCAATACCTGATGTACAACATGATGGCGAACATTCAGTTCCTGGCCTCCGGCAATGCCGCACAGGTGGGTGGCGCAATTATTGCCCCGCCCCTGGAGACTGCCAAGATGGCGATGACCTGTCTGACCGTTCTGCCGATCGCGATTCTGTATCCTTTTCTCCAGGGATTCTTCGTTAAAGGGATTATCGTGGGGTCGGTGAAAGGCTGA